The nucleotide window AAGCATTTATTTTTGGAGAAGAAGAGGGATTTAGCGGTTTAGGATAATGACTTGATTTCGACTAAGCAATGATGTGAACATTCTTTCTTGAAAAAGACTTCAGCTTTTCTTTGAGACCGCCAAGCCCCTCAGCACGCGTCTTCTGGATAATACTTAAATAGAAATCATTAACGTAAAGTTCCAAGCCGGAATGCTTTTTTCTCCAAGCTTCATTGAGATCTTTTGCAAAACCTTCCGGAAAATTGCCTTCGGGATAAACATTCTGTTTTCTTCGAACCATATGTACATAAACCGTATAACGGTTTTTGGTGATGCTTCGAAAAAGAGTATTCCGTAAATTCTTTTGAAGATTTAAAAAATCCGGATCACTGGTTTCAAAAGGAAGACCTCCAATCTTTAAGATTTGGATGAGATCGCCAGATTTAGTGAGAAGTGTATTCTCATCGTAATGGCAGGCGTAGGGAATAAAGTCAGCGCCTCTGGCTTCTGCTTGCGCGACTTTCTGAAGAGCAGGACGTTTGGGCTTCAGCTTCAGATTAAAAAGCATCGTAGCTGTTCGCGCCCCAAAATCTCTTGTTTTTACATTTTGTGCAGTGTTTTGCATAAGTAAACCAAAGGTCAAAAATTCGTGCGTCCGTTAAACATGCGATATATCCAAGCCCGTGAAGCAGAGGCAGCAAGAGGATCAGCGGTAAAAACGAGTTCAGAGCCAAAAATAAAATCGTGTTGATCAAACCGTTAATCACGAAAAAAGACTGCGTAACTCCTAGGAACATCGTTGGTCTTGTCAGCTCCAAAGACTACGGCAATAGCGACGACAATCTCCAAAGCTCTCCTCCAAGCAATTCGTCCCAAGAAGGCTGCAAAACCGAATCCCACCACCGCTAAAATAGCGATGTAGCGCACGGTGCTTCCGGTCACATAATCAACGATGGTTTTGAGGGTGCCTTCCCAAGCGGACATGAGCAGACATGAACCGACAGCACAGATTATTTTTTTCTATGTAACATCTTTTTGGATCTGTTCTGGATCCAATTTACTTGCGATTTTTTCCATAAATGAGGGTGCTTGGATGGGACCACGTCCCGCCGCTATCTTCTCAAAGCCAGGCAGAAAGCCTGACTTCAGCCGGTGTTCACGTTCAACCACGACTCTCTTTCTCCCGCCCGTTCCATCAGGATCTTGGCTTCGTGGAGATAATCATGTGCGTGATGGTAGGCTTTCGCCTTGCGCGCATCCAAAATGACTAACGCTTGGCTCACATACAGACGGGCCGACTGACTTGGAAATTGTTTTGCAATAGATTTGGCAACGTCAATGGCCGTTGAGTAAAACAATTTTTTGAGATCTGCATTCTGGGTGCGATCAATGCGGCAAATAAGAAGGTCGGTTTTCCCGATTTCGTGAAAGGCCTCGATGGCATGCCGAAGATCAGCCTTTTCAAATAGGAGCATGGCCTTGTTTGCGAGCTCAATCTTGTCAGCTTTTGCAGCACACTCCAGGACGTCCTTGAAATAATGAATCGAGGGACATTGTTCGAATTTTTCCCAAGCATCCTTGACAGCATCACTGCGTTTGCCTGTTTTTATCATCAATTTTCGTCGAAGTCTTACAAGTTCATATTCATGATGGTTTTGTCCCGCATGGCACTTCAACCCGCGTTCGACCCACTCCAAGGCCTGCTCCGCTTGCTTCCGGCTACTGAAGGCGGTAGCAAGGGCTAGGCAATCTTCCGGGGTAAATCCATATCGTTCCCCGATTTCGATCAGAGCACTTGTGTTGTTTGTCGAAATCAGGAGTTTTTTGAGGGTAACAAGACTGTGTCGGTGTTGAGATAAAAGCTTGCTTCGCTCTGGTCCTGGCGTCTCATCCGACGCTTGCTCTTGGAGCCGTTGCTCCAGAGTATCACGCAACGCAGAACGATACTCCGAACTCAAGGCCGGAATAATACTTACTTCCAGATCATGGCAGAACCCGATATCGTCGGCCTTCATCCAATGCGCAATTTTCCGGAGAAACTCGGGTGCTTTCATTTTGGAAGCGGAACAACAGCGCACCCACGATTGAAACAAGGCATCAAGAAACATCGCCAGCTCAGCACCCGAATCGTCCACCTCGTTGCCTTTGACAAGACAACCGGCTATAAAGACCTCGAAATATTCGAGTGCCTCACATGGATTTGTTTTGGCGAATGCAACGAGATCCCTATGGATGTCTTCAAGTTTGCTGACAAAGTCGAAGCCTTTATTCCAGGCAACAAAGTGACCCAGATCTAAGGCGTTACTGATCCGCTCATTCCAAGAGCTGTGGGATGATTTCATTGGCAGAAACTCCTATTTGCTTTCTTATTTACCTTTTTTATTTTACCCATGATTTGTCCTGTTATAGACACAAATAAATTGTCTGATAAATCAAATTTCGGAGTTTTTGAATGTCTTTAAGCCCCTGCCAACAAAGTGCACTGAAACTACTGAATGAAAATCAAAAGAACTTTTTTCTCACAGGACAAGCAGGCACCGGAAAAAGTTTTTTGATCCGCAATTTTTTAAAAAACAAGGATAGAAAAGTCTTTCCTATTGTCGCCAGCACAGGCGCAGCGGCAGTACTCGTGGGAGGCCGCACTTTCCACAGTTTTTTTGGCTTGGGCATTATGGAAGGGGGCGTTGAAAAAACGATCGCACGTGCCCTGGCCAACAAACGCATTGCCAAAAGACTTCGCAAGATTGACGGTTTTGTTCTAGATGAAGTCTCGATGATTTCCGGACCGGCACTTCGCGCCGCAGAAAATATTTGCAGCACGGCACGAAAAAGCAAACTCCCCTGGGGAGGGGCCCAAGTGATTGCCGTGGGCGATTTTGCCCAATTGCCTCCCATCAATCGTTTTAGCGAACAAAAAGAATGGGCTTTTTTGGATGAGACCTGGAACAAATCCAAATTCATTTCCTTAAATTTAAAAAGCATCATGCGCTCTCAAGACCAGACTTTTACAAAAGTTTTAAATCTGATTCGCGAAGGAAAAATCGACGAAGAGGTTCGTGCTTATCTCAATACAAAAATTATCGTCGAGCATGATCCACAAAAAATAACGAATACCACCCACCTGTTTCCCCATCGGGAAACGGTGGAAAAATTCAACCTTCGGAAACTTTCCGAAATCAACAAGCCTCTCAAGGAAATCACCACCCTTTATACAGGTGAGGACAAGGCTCTTGAACAAATCAAAAGAAACGCTCCCATCCCTGACGTACTGCAAATCAAAGAGTCTGCCCTCGTGATGATTCGTCAAAATGATACCCACTTTGAATATGTCAATGGTTCCCTCGGAACGATTACTAAAATCACCGAGGAGACGATTAAAATTAAACTTAAAAATGGAAATGAAGTAGAATTGGAGAAAGCTGTCTTTTCTCTTTTAGATGCCGAAGGAGAAGTCATTGCCACCGCGAATAATTTTCCTATCACCCTGG belongs to Deltaproteobacteria bacterium and includes:
- a CDS encoding TrbC/VirB2 family protein, with the protein product MSAWEGTLKTIVDYVTGSTVRYIAILAVVGFGFAAFLGRIAWRRALEIVVAIAVVFGADKTNDVPRSYAVFFRD
- a CDS encoding VirB3 family type IV secretion system protein is translated as MFLGVTQSFFVINGLINTILFLALNSFLPLILLLPLLHGLGYIACLTDARIFDLWFTYAKHCTKCKNKRFWGANSYDAF
- a CDS encoding AAA family ATPase, with translation MSLSPCQQSALKLLNENQKNFFLTGQAGTGKSFLIRNFLKNKDRKVFPIVASTGAAAVLVGGRTFHSFFGLGIMEGGVEKTIARALANKRIAKRLRKIDGFVLDEVSMISGPALRAAENICSTARKSKLPWGGAQVIAVGDFAQLPPINRFSEQKEWAFLDETWNKSKFISLNLKSIMRSQDQTFTKVLNLIREGKIDEEVRAYLNTKIIVEHDPQKITNTTHLFPHRETVEKFNLRKLSEINKPLKEITTLYTGEDKALEQIKRNAPIPDVLQIKESALVMIRQNDTHFEYVNGSLGTITKITEETIKIKLKNGNEVELEKAVFSLLDAEGEVIATANNFPITLAYATTIHKAQGATLDELVCDLRKLWEAGQAYVALSRLRKGEGLKLIGWDEDSFHVDEQVLEFYRNLD